CGTGCCGCTCATCATATTGACGAGAGTCGTCTTGCCGGCACCGTTCGGGCCGATGAGGCCGAGGATCTCATTTTCGGCAATGGAGAAGCTGACCTTGTGGACGGAGACAAGGCCCTGGAAACGCTTGGTCAGCGCGCGCGCCTCGATGAGGGGCTTCGCCAGAACCGCCGCCGCGCCGCTCATAGCCGGTTCTCGCGGATGTTGCGGAAGAAATAGCGCCATCCGCTGCGCCCTATTCCACCGGCGAGGTCGGTCAGGCCCTTCGGCATGAAGACGACGGAAAACACGATGACAAGGCCGAAGAGCAGCACCGCTGCCTTCGAAATTTCGGAAGCCAGAACCTCATAGATTGCCGAGAGGATGAACGCCCCTATGACCGGCCCGAACACGGTGCCCGGTCCACCGAAAACGCACATGATCACCATGCGCACGTTCAATGTCGTATCGAAGGCACCCGCGGGATCGACGAATGTGCTCCAATAAGCATGAATTCCCCCGGCAAGCGCGGTGAAGAACGCCGACAGCACAAGCGCCGTCACCTTATAAAGCGTTGCATTGACGCCCATGCTGCCGGCGGCGTCCTCATCCTCGCGGATTGCGATCAGGCCCATGCCGTAGCGGCTCGACGCGATCCAGGCCACAGTCAACGTGCAAACACCGAGAAGGCCGAGCGCCAGCTCATAGAAGAGTGCGTCATTGCGTGTCAGCGGCAGGACGAGGCCGATATTGGTGCCGGCAATTGGCAGATTGGAGATAATGGCCGCCATAGCCCCATTGAGGCCGAGAGTAGCAATCGCGAAATAGGGACCGCGCAGCCGCAGGATCGGAATGCCGACGAGTACCGCGCAGAGCATCGCGACCACGGCGCCGATCGCGAGGCCGACGCCGAAGGGCAGATTGAACTGCGCCATGGCGATGGCGGTGCCATAGGTGCCAAGCCCATAGAAGACAGAATTGCCGAAAGAGACATAGCCGGTAAAACCGCCGAGGATGTTCCATGATTGGGCAAGCGTCGCGAGCAGCAGCGCATTGATGCCGAACTGGATCGCGACATCATTGCCGAGCCAAGGAACAGCCGCCAGCGCGGCGGCGATGATAAGTCCGAGTGCGATCGTCCAGGGCTTCATCAGGCAGCCCTCACCATGCGCGCCGGCCGAACAACGAGAACCAGCACCAGCAGACCGAAACTGATGACGTCACTATAGGTCGCACCGATATAAAGCGCGGCGAGCGACTCGGCGATCCCCACGACAATGCCGCCGAGGATCACATTGAACGGATTGGCGAGACCGCCGATGATCGCGATGACGAAGGACTTCGCTGTCAGGCTCGCGCCGATATAGGGCGTCAGATTGGCGATCATGCCGTAGAGACCGCCCGCCGCGCCGGCGAGCGCCGCGCCGATCCCAAAAGTGATCGCATAGAGTCCCCGCGGATCGACGCCATAGAGGCGTGCGGCGACGAGATTTTGCGATGTCGCACGGATCGCCCGTCCCAGCGGCAATCGGTTCAAAAGAAGCCAAAGCGCCCCCGCGAGACCAATGGCCACCACAAAAGCGGCAAGCCGTACACTCGGGACGGTCAACCCAAAGAGCCCAAAATTCGCGCCGGCATAACCGGGATTGATGGTCCGGAAATCGGCGCTGAACAAGAGCTGCGCCAGATAGGTGATGACGACATCGAGACCGAAGGTGATAAGCAGCGTGTTGAGCAGCGCCGAGCGAACAATAAGATTAAGGAGATAGCGCTGCAGCAGATAGCCAAACGCAAACATCGCCATCATTGCAATT
The window above is part of the Methylovirgula sp. HY1 genome. Proteins encoded here:
- a CDS encoding branched-chain amino acid ABC transporter permease; protein product: MKPWTIALGLIIAAALAAVPWLGNDVAIQFGINALLLATLAQSWNILGGFTGYVSFGNSVFYGLGTYGTAIAMAQFNLPFGVGLAIGAVVAMLCAVLVGIPILRLRGPYFAIATLGLNGAMAAIISNLPIAGTNIGLVLPLTRNDALFYELALGLLGVCTLTVAWIASSRYGMGLIAIREDEDAAGSMGVNATLYKVTALVLSAFFTALAGGIHAYWSTFVDPAGAFDTTLNVRMVIMCVFGGPGTVFGPVIGAFILSAIYEVLASEISKAAVLLFGLVIVFSVVFMPKGLTDLAGGIGRSGWRYFFRNIRENRL
- a CDS encoding branched-chain amino acid ABC transporter permease; translated protein: MALGMALVWGVLNIVNLAHGALIMLGGYVVYYIFVDTGFDPFAALPIAMMAMFAFGYLLQRYLLNLIVRSALLNTLLITFGLDVVITYLAQLLFSADFRTINPGYAGANFGLFGLTVPSVRLAAFVVAIGLAGALWLLLNRLPLGRAIRATSQNLVAARLYGVDPRGLYAITFGIGAALAGAAGGLYGMIANLTPYIGASLTAKSFVIAIIGGLANPFNVILGGIVVGIAESLAALYIGATYSDVISFGLLVLVLVVRPARMVRAA